Genomic window (Planctomycetia bacterium):
AGGACGGCGTATGCTCCGGATCGATGGTCGCGGCGCGGGCGCGCAGCAAATCCACCTTGGCTTCCGCGACCTTGGCCTCGCAGCGCCGCAACTCCTGCTTCCAGAAAGCGGTCTGCTCGTGTTCAAGCCAATCGACGAAACGGTTCGCCTCGGCTTGAACCTCTTCCAGCGTTTGCCCGGAGGCCTGCGCGAACCGCAACAGGTCCGCGCGAAAGCGGTCCAGCGCCGCGATGGAACCGACATTCGCCGAGCCGTTCATGGCTGGTCCTAGCGTTGCCGCAGGTACTCTTCCGCGCGATCCGCTTTTCGTAACAGAAAAGGGACGTGCTCGTTGGCCGCTTCGACGAACTTGCCGATCGACCGAAGCGTGGCCGTAAACTCCTCGACGAACTTCTGTTGCTCCACATCGCGCCAGCTTTCGCCGAGCGACAAGAGTTGCGCATGCAACCCCAGCATCTGACCATGAAGCTCGCTGTTGAAGCG
Coding sequences:
- a CDS encoding WXG100 family type VII secretion target, yielding MSQAIVDPAELRRFAHNLKRFNSELHGQMLGLHAQLLSLGESWRDVEQQKFVEEFTATLRSIGKFVEAANEHVPFLLRKADRAEEYLRQR